In one window of Ignatzschineria indica DNA:
- the mgtE gene encoding magnesium transporter has protein sequence MVHHQNARKTHEFAEETVGSLMDFDFICVPETYTVSETFKYLRKNVHGKANIHYSYVIDPLGVLVGVLSLRELLGADENAVLKDIMAPTTLKLSYDLDQEKAAKIFQDSDLVTLPVIDTNGRMIGVLHVDEMMDVLQQEATEDIHKMASISVDEDEEVKGLLESSMGWLYKKRIGWLVILVFVNLLSGAGIASYEELLNQHIYVVFFLPLLIASGGNTGSQSTTLVIRAMAVGDVTMRDWGKVFAKEALVSFALGITMAAAIAVIGYYRGSDYGAGTETAIIIALSMVIVVMFGGLLGAIIPFVFRLFKLDPATASTPLITSICDIAGVFIYLGIASLFLQL, from the coding sequence ATGGTTCATCATCAAAATGCAAGAAAAACGCATGAGTTTGCAGAGGAGACGGTCGGATCGTTAATGGATTTCGATTTTATCTGCGTTCCTGAAACCTATACCGTGAGTGAGACCTTTAAATATCTGAGGAAAAACGTTCATGGTAAGGCCAATATTCACTACAGTTATGTGATTGATCCTTTAGGGGTATTAGTGGGAGTTCTCTCATTAAGAGAACTTTTAGGTGCTGATGAGAATGCTGTCTTAAAAGATATCATGGCGCCGACAACCCTTAAGCTCTCTTATGATCTAGACCAAGAGAAAGCGGCTAAAATCTTCCAAGACTCGGATCTTGTTACATTACCTGTGATCGATACCAATGGCAGGATGATCGGTGTACTCCATGTTGATGAGATGATGGATGTTTTACAACAAGAAGCGACTGAAGATATCCATAAGATGGCATCGATCTCGGTTGATGAGGATGAAGAGGTAAAGGGATTACTCGAATCCTCAATGGGCTGGCTCTATAAAAAGCGAATTGGTTGGCTCGTGATTCTTGTATTTGTCAATCTTCTCTCTGGTGCCGGGATTGCAAGTTATGAAGAGTTACTCAATCAACATATCTATGTTGTTTTCTTCCTACCACTCTTAATTGCTAGTGGTGGTAATACCGGTTCACAGTCAACGACTCTTGTTATTCGAGCGATGGCTGTCGGGGATGTCACCATGCGAGATTGGGGGAAGGTCTTTGCTAAAGAGGCTCTGGTTTCATTTGCCTTGGGAATCACGATGGCGGCCGCAATTGCGGTAATCGGCTATTACCGTGGTAGTGATTATGGTGCCGGAACAGAGACAGCTATTATTATTGCTTTATCGATGGTGATTGTTGTGATGTTTGGTGGACTATTAGGTGCAATTATTCCTTTTGTCTTTAGATTATTTAAACTTGATCCGGCAACAGCAAGTACACCGCTTATTACCTCAATTTGTGATATTGCAGGTGTCTTTATCTATTTAGGAATTGCGAGTCTTTTCTTGCAGTTATAA